From Levilactobacillus zymae, a single genomic window includes:
- a CDS encoding FtsX-like permease family protein — MLTKLALAGVKNRRRDYLVLLAGLTMSAAIFYMFANLATNQAFIKANAVVKSASVVFGFGAVLLALITIVYIMYANSFLLSMRQHDYGLFMMLGAKRRRVGQLVFLETLILGTIATAIGIVLGIVVSKLLVGFLLDQLVLHLAHLTSFYLPAVLFTAVLYIGLFILASLFNLTRLMRTTVQQLLHADQQANQPKSRPFRQFILGLVGIGLLAVGYWALAAIEQLQMTAIPLALVTITLGTYLLFHAAVLAVIRGLRRTTWAQKRLNGFLLGQLNFRVHDYTRMLTIVSLLFAMALGAITVGSGYHRQMPMTADSLGAYTVAVHDANAHQKRLIKQLHVAHQATYTQKVQGKTTYYNAAELKAQPFQLIKSMQSSTNGQPHFYTEPLAKFKTSGATQLDFIMLNPNKLGDFAAPKIVSATAFKQLKGATYRVTTVRVKHMADDLTVLKQLDRSEQRRFPQTASQLTIGTYQSFEMMNGIFGGLEFIGYFLGIAFLAMLASCLMFKILSGAPGDLRRYAMLNKVGVRRGLMRGSLAKEIGILFAIPGIMGVIDVLFGLQMFKPLMGKPMSPYLGIGTTFAIFIGLYVIYYVITLGLYLNLVMPRDVARD, encoded by the coding sequence ATGTTAACGAAATTAGCTTTAGCCGGGGTGAAGAACCGGCGCCGCGATTACCTGGTCCTACTGGCCGGGCTGACCATGTCGGCGGCCATCTTCTACATGTTCGCCAACCTCGCGACCAACCAGGCCTTCATCAAGGCCAACGCCGTGGTCAAATCCGCGAGCGTAGTCTTTGGCTTCGGGGCGGTTCTATTGGCGTTGATTACCATTGTCTACATTATGTACGCCAACTCATTCTTACTGAGCATGCGGCAACACGATTACGGGCTGTTCATGATGCTGGGGGCTAAACGCCGCCGGGTCGGTCAACTGGTTTTCTTGGAAACCTTAATCTTGGGGACCATTGCCACGGCCATCGGGATCGTGCTGGGGATCGTAGTCAGCAAGTTGTTGGTTGGCTTTCTCCTGGACCAACTGGTGCTGCACCTGGCCCACCTGACGTCCTTTTACCTGCCGGCCGTTCTGTTTACGGCGGTCCTCTACATCGGTCTGTTCATCCTGGCGTCATTGTTTAACCTGACGCGGTTGATGCGGACCACGGTTCAACAACTCTTACACGCCGACCAACAGGCCAACCAACCCAAGAGCCGGCCGTTCCGCCAGTTCATTTTGGGCCTCGTCGGCATCGGGTTGCTGGCGGTGGGGTACTGGGCCTTGGCTGCCATTGAACAGCTGCAAATGACGGCGATTCCGTTGGCTCTGGTTACCATCACGTTAGGGACCTACCTCTTGTTCCACGCGGCCGTCTTAGCCGTAATTCGGGGCTTACGGCGGACGACCTGGGCGCAAAAGCGGCTTAACGGCTTTTTATTGGGCCAACTGAACTTTCGGGTGCACGACTACACCCGGATGCTGACCATCGTGTCGCTACTGTTTGCGATGGCCTTGGGGGCGATTACCGTGGGGTCCGGCTACCACCGGCAAATGCCGATGACTGCCGATTCACTGGGCGCCTACACGGTGGCCGTCCACGACGCTAACGCCCACCAAAAGCGTCTGATTAAGCAACTTCACGTGGCGCACCAGGCCACCTACACCCAGAAGGTTCAGGGCAAGACCACCTACTACAACGCGGCCGAATTAAAGGCCCAACCGTTCCAACTGATCAAGAGCATGCAGAGTAGTACCAACGGCCAACCGCACTTCTACACGGAACCCCTGGCCAAGTTCAAGACTAGTGGGGCCACCCAACTTGACTTCATCATGTTGAATCCCAACAAGTTAGGCGATTTTGCGGCGCCTAAAATCGTGAGTGCGACGGCCTTTAAACAACTCAAGGGGGCAACTTACCGGGTTACCACGGTGCGCGTGAAGCACATGGCCGATGACCTGACGGTGCTGAAACAACTCGATCGCAGCGAACAACGCCGGTTTCCCCAGACGGCGTCTCAGTTAACCATCGGGACTTACCAATCGTTTGAAATGATGAACGGGATCTTCGGCGGGTTAGAATTTATCGGCTACTTCTTAGGGATTGCTTTCCTGGCCATGCTGGCGTCCTGCTTAATGTTCAAGATCTTGTCCGGTGCCCCCGGCGATTTACGGCGTTACGCGATGCTCAATAAGGTCGGGGTCCGGCGAGGCTTAATGCGCGGTAGTCTGGCAAAAGAAATCGGGATTTTATTCGCGATTCCTGGTATCATGGGAGTAATCGATGTCTTGTTCGGGTTACAGATGTTTAAGCCGTTGATGGGCAAACCCATGAGTCCTTACTTGGGAATCGGCACCACCTTTGCCATCTTCATCGGGCTGTACGTCATTTATTACGTGATTACCTTAGGGTTATACCTTAACTTGGTCATGCCACGCGACGTAGCGCGGGATTAA
- a CDS encoding GntR family transcriptional regulator produces MRFNFDSPEPIYLQVAEQVEEAIFTGVYQAGEQVPSTTEVSKEFHINPATVLKGINQLVAAGMIEKRRGVGMFVTANAAEMIREKRRAQFYDRYVSRFTSEAKKLNLSEAEVIALIQRAYQD; encoded by the coding sequence ATGAGATTTAATTTTGATAGTCCAGAACCCATCTATTTACAAGTGGCCGAACAGGTTGAAGAAGCAATCTTCACGGGGGTCTATCAGGCGGGCGAACAGGTGCCTTCCACCACGGAGGTCTCCAAAGAATTTCACATCAATCCGGCAACCGTCCTCAAAGGGATCAACCAGTTGGTTGCGGCGGGGATGATTGAAAAACGCCGGGGGGTGGGGATGTTCGTGACGGCCAACGCCGCGGAGATGATCCGTGAGAAGCGGCGCGCCCAGTTCTACGACCGGTACGTGAGTCGTTTTACCAGCGAGGCTAAAAAATTAAATTTATCGGAAGCGGAAGTCATTGCGCTGATTCAACGGGCGTACCAGGACTGA
- a CDS encoding iron-sulfur cluster biosynthesis family protein, translating into MDIKIKDAAKDYLAAHVTAGSILLLVTDDGSNKYSTIGGSCAIGNKFQLVALTAEDPDYQLVIENNAGYQMRTNQNDAIYLGNGLNLDRVHNQLALKDDSGMLDSAVGLITYTAAEKSKLDLKKEMQTLGTRIC; encoded by the coding sequence ATGGACATCAAGATCAAAGACGCAGCGAAGGACTATTTGGCAGCCCACGTCACGGCCGGCAGTATTTTATTACTGGTGACCGACGATGGGTCGAACAAGTACTCGACCATTGGTGGGTCGTGTGCCATCGGCAATAAGTTCCAGCTGGTCGCGTTAACGGCCGAAGATCCCGATTATCAATTAGTGATTGAGAACAACGCCGGCTACCAGATGCGGACGAACCAAAATGATGCCATTTACTTGGGCAACGGTCTAAACTTGGACCGGGTTCACAACCAGTTAGCGTTGAAGGACGATAGCGGGATGCTGGATAGCGCGGTGGGACTGATTACCTACACGGCCGCGGAAAAATCCAAGCTGGATTTAAAGAAAGAAATGCAAACCTTAGGCACGCGAATTTGCTAA
- a CDS encoding collagen binding domain-containing protein translates to MRNNHRFTKWLIALVSLLALVVCGRTTHAQAATIDGSPYVTSAKVTNGPDFKLVDTINVEYHLEFGSTALHNGDKITIPLPDNLKSSKESTFDVTGPDGETVIGTGHVAKGGNSIEITLNEKVENLDNKVLDLKIATKYAGTNYGEQDVNFPNNHHDKINIVEDLANLSKKGVIQDNNTVRWTVLVNRQELEMKNLKVEDTIGAHQTMIHDVTVSKAYWVSPTSYKRETPALAADEYTVNYTDEGFTLKFKDTVNDMYAIDYYTKVDDPSLIHSGYVFTNQATMTWGGGTSGTPNSEKANGKVSTSSTNSGSGNGNNVDKDGNEDKDGDGDIDENGNTDITDPGTGTIDVDAGTETPAEEAAREKEEAAKKQPAKVTAKTKTQKAKTAAATKAQAVKPVVATQSHAKRAHNGTKLPQTNEQVGWNWAAFAGLSLLMVTTAAVIRRHF, encoded by the coding sequence TTGCGGAATAACCATCGCTTCACTAAATGGCTAATCGCTTTGGTTAGTTTGCTTGCGTTGGTCGTTTGTGGACGGACGACACACGCACAGGCGGCCACGATTGACGGTAGCCCGTACGTCACGTCCGCTAAGGTGACCAACGGACCAGACTTTAAGCTAGTAGATACCATCAACGTGGAATATCACTTAGAATTTGGCAGTACCGCCCTACATAATGGCGACAAGATTACGATCCCGTTGCCCGATAATTTGAAATCATCTAAGGAAAGCACCTTTGACGTGACGGGTCCCGATGGTGAGACGGTGATTGGGACCGGACATGTCGCCAAGGGCGGCAACAGCATCGAAATCACCTTGAACGAAAAGGTGGAAAATCTGGATAACAAGGTGCTGGATCTAAAGATCGCCACCAAATACGCGGGAACTAATTACGGGGAACAAGACGTGAACTTCCCGAACAACCACCACGACAAAATCAATATCGTGGAAGATTTGGCTAACCTCTCCAAGAAGGGGGTTATTCAGGATAACAATACCGTCAGATGGACGGTGTTGGTCAACCGGCAAGAGCTGGAAATGAAGAACCTGAAGGTCGAAGACACGATTGGCGCGCACCAGACCATGATTCACGATGTCACGGTCTCCAAGGCTTACTGGGTCAGCCCGACCTCTTATAAGCGCGAAACGCCCGCCTTGGCCGCCGATGAGTATACGGTCAACTACACGGACGAAGGCTTTACCTTGAAGTTTAAGGACACAGTGAACGATATGTACGCCATCGACTACTACACCAAAGTTGATGACCCATCCTTGATTCACAGTGGCTACGTCTTCACCAATCAGGCTACGATGACCTGGGGTGGCGGAACGTCGGGAACGCCGAACTCCGAAAAGGCGAACGGTAAAGTGTCGACGTCCAGTACCAATTCCGGTTCCGGTAACGGGAACAACGTCGATAAGGACGGTAACGAAGATAAAGACGGCGATGGGGACATCGACGAAAACGGGAATACCGATATTACTGATCCGGGGACCGGGACCATTGACGTGGATGCCGGGACCGAAACACCGGCCGAAGAAGCGGCTCGGGAAAAGGAAGAAGCTGCGAAGAAGCAGCCCGCTAAGGTAACGGCTAAAACCAAGACGCAGAAGGCTAAAACCGCTGCGGCTACTAAAGCACAAGCCGTTAAACCAGTCGTGGCCACCCAAAGCCACGCTAAACGGGCCCACAACGGGACTAAGTTACCCCAAACCAACGAACAAGTGGGTTGGAACTGGGCAGCATTCGCCGGTTTGAGCCTCCTGATGGTCACAACGGCGGCGGTTATTCGGCGTCATTTCTAA